In Silurus meridionalis isolate SWU-2019-XX chromosome 29, ASM1480568v1, whole genome shotgun sequence, one DNA window encodes the following:
- the rprd2a gene encoding regulation of nuclear pre-mRNA domain-containing protein 2a codes for MAAGSETVSGNSRGSGAVLESSLDRRFQGVSNTMESIQGLSTWCIENKKYHSVIVRSWLKWLRKSDASQRLNLFYLANDVIQNCKRRNAIVYRTTFTDVLPEAIKLISNVKDSKVRRSVDRILSIWEERNVYSEELINQLKGGLAQLEEPPAPANPKAALRSKIVAEFLPSAFIEHLTKYRNSVDEIELKEKQLAAMRVDVCSTVALKKLKDKAGGKRFSKDFEDGSAKLQDFVAFLDGEVKKGPALIEVLENADIFYEMQYKEVKIVTNAYQTFANRVLHLKKKLDAIKESLPDPDDSPIPSPSEDAPSPTGSESPFHGLTRIATPDPELDGQALEEDLIAIGDAPSPLSSPGDKDNRDVEDMDLSDVEELAEPAIIVEQRTEPPVPASVSSFSANEPSQTSQAAPEYETPAATTPPTTTSLPMNLAGVDLGKISSIISTLTNAMKNTGKPITDIEVTSSTLSSTSSTLKSPTVSSSPAVPASNSLAKILSRVDINPGTLLNVLSKTQTQGIGLQGLSSFLNSQTTVNLTPSASHLEPSPEPTHKAHASPITNPVPPAPTVVSNSTLESAGNLQSSQSSNTIQNRDLQKKAEEDNVKPVISVSSLDSKIDGFLQGNPGLRGLNMGFPPVLPWTKAVDVPSTSTENLGGTPVRDESGATPTQDEVMDEPVVQPFSYQGGPVQTTSTTAPSTPAVVSGLPMSTYSKDSWQEQNRHVLQYSSGSQHSGDHYQRDFQRSGLPLNETGHHQRVESLLPSSMADTNQNSNKINDSSERISLAPRFSNTGADTARSANDGWYSGHGQEQRTSLNSDSYEVKQHQSEEHRHDPKPLHFFNTPLPPLPPIPKLPPPPQDFVPPVVGGVKDPTELTNISDSVRSAGNVPAYLSTNPVSHDDYDERLHANQIPAKETFHPRLNAPGPRHCAVTPHPVRLGPQNGPMDFNHRPRVPVHNQHPTGMPRLGPPSAVRGYHEANPSLALSEDPYLDSHCDEPPHSPSPPPYNVEHPVSPQTRPFYPDGRAAPRHHLEPRLCPRPEHRPPPPQHHYRPPRPGHFPPQRPLRRPPPPHIPHPSEPPFQRGKRHGPPFGGPPRPAGPFYPPKRPFLPPRY; via the exons CGGACGCTTCTCAAAGGCTCAATCTCTTCTACCTGGCCAATGATGTGATTCAGAATTGCAAGAGGAGAAATGCCATTGTTTATCGTACAACCTTCACTGATGTTTTGCCTGAGGCTATTAAGCTCATCAG tAACGTGAAAGACTCCAAGGTGCGGAGGTCAGTGGACAGGATCCTGTCTATCTGGGAAGAGAGAAATGTTTACTCAGAAGAACTTATTAACCAGCTTAAAGGTGGCCTCGCCCAGCTAGAAGAACCACCAG CTCCTGCCAACCCCAAAGCTGCGTTAAGATCCAAGATTGTTGCTGAGTTTTTG CCCTCAGCATTTATCGAGCATCTCACCAAGTACAGGAACTCGGTGGATGAGATTGAGTTGAAAGAGAAGCAGCTAGCTGCGATGAGAGTGGATGTCTGTAGCACAGTAGCCCTGAAGAAACTTAAAG ATAAAGCCGGTGGCAAACGTTTTTCCAAAGATTTTGAAGATGGCAGTGCAAAACTGCAGGACTTTGTAGCCTTTTTGGATGGAGAGGTAAAAAAAGGACCTGCTCTGATTGAAGTTCTGGAAAATGCTGACATTTTCTATGAGATGCAGTACAAAGAAGTCAAGATTGTTACCAAT GCCTATCAGACTTTTGCCAACCGAGTGTTGCATCTCAAGAAGAAACTGGATGCAATCAAAGAGTCTTTACCTGACCCTGATGACTCTCCAATCCCGTCCCCCTCTGAGGACGCTCCATCACCCACGGGCTCCGAGTCACCCTTCCATGGCTTAACACGAATTGCTACCCCAGACCCAGAGCTGGACGGTCAGGCATTGGAGGAGGACCTGATTGCAATAGGCGATGCTCCGAGTCCACTGTCTTCCCCAGGGGACAAAGATAATCGTGATGTCGAGGACATGGATCTCTCTGATGTTGAGGAGTTGGCGGAACCAGCAATTATAG TAGAACAAAGAACAGAGCCGCCTGTCCCTGCCAGCGTGTCCAGCTTTAGTGCTAATGAACCATCTCAAACCAGTCAAGCTGCCCCAGAGTACGAAACCCCTGCAGCAACCACACCCCCAACAACGACATCCCTTCCCATGAACCTGGCTGGTGTTGATTTGGGCAAAATCAGCTCCATTATTAGCACCCTTACAAATGCAATGAAGAACACTGGTAAGCCCATTACAGATATAGAAGT TACTTCAAGCACACTTTCATCCACAAGTTCAACATTGAAGAGCCCTACAGTCTCTTCCTCACCAGCTGTTCCTGCATCTAACTCACTGGCCAAAATACTCTCTAGGGTGGATATCAACCCTGGAACCCTTCTAAATGTCCTGTCTAAGACCCAAACACAAGGAATTGGCcttcaag GACTATCTTCTTTCCTGAACAGTCAGACCACAGTAAACTTAACTCCTTCAGCTTCACATTTGGAGCCATCCCCAGAGCCCACTCACAAAGCCCATGCCTCTCCTATTACCAATCCAGTGCCACCTGCTCCAACCGTGGTGAGCAATTCTACCCTCGAAAGTGCTGGGAATCTTCAGTCTTCTCAATCTTCCAACACTATTCAAAACAGGGATCTACAGAAGAAAGCTGAGGAAGACAATGTTAAACCAGTTATTTCTGTTAGCTCACTGGATTCCAAAATTGATGGTTTCCTTCAGGGGAATCCAGGTTTGAGAGGCTTGAATATGGGTTTCCCACCTGTTCTTCCTTGGACCAAAGCTGTTGATGTTCCTTCAACAAGCACAGAAAACCTAGGGGGAACTCCTGTCAGGGATGAGTCTGGTGCAACACCAACTCAGGATGAGGTTATGGATGAGCCTGTAGTGCAGCCATTCTCATATCAAGGAGGGCCTGTGCAAACCACTTCAACAACAGCTCCTTCTACACCCGCAGTGGTCAGTGGACTGCCCATGTCCACGTATTCTAAAGATTCCTGGCAAGAACAGAACAGACATGTTTTGCAGTATAGTTCTGGGTCACAGCATAGCGGAGATCACTACCAGAGGGACTTTCAAAGATCAGGGCTACCTCTTAATGAAACAGGGCATCATCAGCGTGTTGAATCTTTGTTGCCGTCATCGATGGCAGACACAAATCAGAACTCGAATAAAATCAATGATTCTTCAGAGCGAATTAGCCTGGCACCACGGTTCTCCAATACCGGAGCAGACACTGCTCGATCGGCAAATGATGGCTGGTATAGTGGACACGGTCAAGAACAGCGTACTAGTCTCAACTCTGATTCATACGAAGTAAAGCAGCACCAGTCTGAAGAACATCGACATGATCCGAAGCctttacatttctttaacaCCCCATTACCCCCCCTTCCACCAATCCCCAAGCTTCCACCACCTCCTCAAGACTTTGTCCCTCCAGTGGTTGGTGGAGTCAAAGATCCAACAGAGCTGACAAATATCTCAGACAGTGTACGTTCTGCTGGCAATGTCCCAGCGTATCTCTCAACCAATCCAGTTTCTCACGATGATTATGATGAGCGTCTCCATGCTAATCAGATCCCTGCCAAAGAGACTTTCCATCCCCGTCTTAACGCACCCGGGCCACGCCATTGTGCAGTCACGCCACATCCTGTTCGTCTGGGCCCACAAAACGGCCCCATGGACTTTAACCATCGTCCCAGAGTCCCAGTACACAATCAACACCCCACTGGAATGCCCCGTCTAGGTCCCCCATCTGCTGTACGAGGGTACCACGAGGCTAATCCCTCACTTGCTCTATCTGAAGATCCTTATTTGGATTCACACTGTGATGAGCCCCCTCACAGCCCTTCTCCCCCTCCGTACAATGTTGAGCACCCAGTCTCGCCTCAAACACGCCCTTTTTACCCCGACGGCAGAGCTGCCCCAAGGCACCACCTAGAGCCTAGGTTATGTCCTCGCCCCGAGCACagacctcctcctcctcaacaTCACTATCGTCCTCCACGGCCTGGGCACTTTCCACCACAGAGACCTCTCCGCCGTCCTCCTCCACCACACATACCTCACCCCAGTGAGCCACCATTCCAGAGAGGGAAGAGACACGGCCCTCCTTTTGGAGGCCCCCCAAGACCCGCGGGTCCATTTTACCCTCCGAAAAGACCTTTCCTGCCGCCACGGTACTGA